ATTGTTCTGATTACGGTGAAAAATGCTTTGCCAAACAAAACAATTCCCTCAGATGGTAGTGATATATATAACCTGGAACAATTAATATTGTCTAAGTCGATAACATAACCCAAACATTTAACAATGAACCAATCTAAGATTTGACACCACAACACAATATCTTATATTTAACATCACATATGGATAATCAATTTGACAGAAATTTTTGAATGCTTCAATTTTGCGAGCACCATTTTCAGAGATTGTTTGATTTCCTGAGTCTGCAGAACATAAATGAGTGGGTTCAACGCTGGAGGTAGGACAGCTGCAAGAGAAAGACTAATGATCCTTGCATTGCGAGGCATTTGAGTGTCAAATGTGAAAGTGAATAGAATAGGTAAGTAATAAATTGCAACCAAAATTATGTGAGCACTACATGTTTTGAAAGCCTTCATTCTATCCTGGGCTCCAGCTATTTTGGCCAAAGTGGTGCCAATGCACGTGTAACTGATCAAGACAAACATCAATGGAACCCAAAGAATGAAAGCTGGTAACACTTTGGCAATAATGAAATTAGGCAGATTGTCATTGCAGGCGAGTCGATAGAGCGGCCCATGGTCACAGAAATAGCTGTTGATAACAACAGACCTGCAGTAGGATAGCCGTGTTAGAAACCCTACAAGTACGAAGGTGAAAAGGATGGCGATAATCCAGCAAGTTGCCACCAGTGAGAACATGGTCTTCAGACTCACAATGATATGATAACGGAATGGAAAGGCGATCGCTATTAGCCTGTCAAAGGAGAGTAAAGCCAGATTGAGAGACTGCATGAGGAGGTTcaagcaataaaaaaacaaataggtTAAGCAGTGGCTGTACGAGATGTACTTGTTGTTGAACCAGAATGTGTCGATAACCTTGGGCACCAGGGCAGAGTTGCCAAGCACATCTACAAACGCCAAGTTAAACACAGCAATATACTTTGGAGTCTTGAGACTCTGGTCGAAGCATATCAAGGCCATCACTACGCTGTTTTCCACCACTGACATGATGTATAGTACcagtaaaaataaatagtaGTAGTTAACATGAGGGATGCCTGAAAAGCCACTTATAATAAAGTAGGCTGGTGTCACAATAGTCCCGTTAGAGTCCATTGTTTGATGTCCAAATGATGTTAGAGAGCTTGACCAGCTCCTctctctatgtatgtatgtatgtatgtatgtatgtatgtattcaatctctgtctctttctctccctctgttcagGGTGATGTGTGGGGCAGCTTTATGCCTCACCCTGACAGTACATTGTCGTCATCCCTACATACAACCTCAGGAGCAGACAGGAGGGGGCTCTCAGGGGCCGAGGGTCCTGCTCCTAAGCTCTAATTGGCTAAAGCTCTCCTCTTTCCCAGGAAAACACCATTAAATTCGTTTTTACTTTTTCATAATAGCTTTTCAATTGTTAATACAGCCGATTATTTTGTACAGTACCATCGAAATATATCCAATTGAACTGAATCATCATATTACTTCATATAAGAGAGAGCACATCACACTAGTCCTGGCTCagctgcactggctccctgtcaaATTTAGAATTGATTTTAAGATTTTACTCTTTGTTTTTAAATCTCTTAATGGCTCAGCCCCCCCTTATATTGCTGAAATGCTTTCTCCACACTCCACCTCAAGGTTGACCCAGTCATCCACAAAACAGCTCCTATCTGTCCCCCGTACACGTCTTAAAACGAAAGGTGACCGGGCATTCTCTGTTGCTGGCCCAAACCTATGGAATCCCCTTCCACCCCACATCAAGTCCTCTACCACCCTTGCCAGTTTTAAGTCTAATTTAAAGACATACCTTTTCACTCTTGCTTTTAACAACCCTTAACACCCTTAACCTTGTTCTTACTATTTTTATTGCTCTCGTTCTACTTattttatacttattttatCCAATTATTTTTTAGTCAAGACCTGTGTATCCCTGGGCCCCTTTCAACAACTGTCCTGCCCAACCCTGACTTCTGcaaatgtaaagcgctttgggtcaactcctgttgtttttaaatgtgctatataaataaaagtgacTTGACTTGACATCCATGCTTATAACTGGGTGGTTGTTGTCCTCGTATTTCCCCCATTATGTCTGTGCACAGCCCTGCTCAGGAGGGATTCCCATGGGCATCCCGCCCTAAAGAGATCTGATGTCTGAGCCAAGGCCCTGTTCCATCCATGCATCTGCTGGATGGATAAACCATTTCACCAAGGAGACCGAAGTTCATGTCACATATTCATTTGAGACTTATTGTACTaaatatttgcatttttttttattatttaccaaTGAGTTCAAGCAACACAACACTTCGGTAAGGTTCAGGTCGCTGTGGATGGATGGTTCAGGCAACACAAAGGTAGGTTTTAGGAAACAACCACTTTTTACCGCAACAACCTTTTTCCTCACCCTTGACAAAACCTAAGGCAATAAGACGCAGAGTAGGGCTTGCCTTCGCTAACCCAGGAGAAAATCTAAATTGATTGAGATTATTCCTGATGAGGGATACGCTGTGGCTAGTATTAGTTTCAATgctttgaatgtgtttgtttttattcaaaTTGTCTTGGCATCCCTAAGCAGCAGGAATTCAAGGCAATTGTATTTTTAGAAGACTTTTTCCATATAAATCCATGTACCTTACTCTTGTATTTTAGTGTCAAATAACTTTGTCCCAGACATTTGAGCATTGCAGGTTTTAACAGTCTTAATTCTATCCTGGGCTTGGGCTATCTTAGCCAAAAATGCGCTAATGCACATGTAAGCGATCAAGATAAACAGCTATGGAACCCGAAGAATAACAGTTGTAAACAAGTTGGCAAGTGTATTATCAGCCTGAATGTTATTGCATGCAATTTGACAAAGCAGTCCATGGACACATAAATGGCTGATATCGACATCAATGATGAGCTCATTTAAGATCTGATTTTAACTTTTTGTCATATAgatcacacaaaaatacaatgCATTCATTTCTCAGAATTAAATTGTATAAGAGTTATTATTCTTCAGTTACAGAAGAAAAAGGTTTTATTACCAAAAATTCACTGATTACTATTACAAATGTTTTACCTAACAAAAACTGTACACTTCAACACAATGTCTGAAATGAAATATCACATTGATCTTCTACTTCAATGCAATTTTTGATTGCTTCATTTTGTTCAACATCTTTTTCAGAGACAGTTTGATTTCCTCAGTCTGTAGAACATAAATCAGTGGGTTAAACGCTGGAGGTATGACTGCTGCAAGAGAAAGACAAATTATCCCTGCATTGCGAGGCATTTTAGCGGCAACACTAAAAGTGACTAGAATAGGtaagtaaaaaataattacCAACATTATATGGGCACTGCATGTTTTAAAAGCCTTCATCCTATCTTGTCCTCCAGCTATTTTAGCCAAAGCTGCACCAATGCACATGTAAGATATCAAAATAAAGAGCAATGGAGCCCAAAGAATAAAAACTGGTATCACTGTGGAAATTATATCattgggccgatagtcattgcAGGCAAGTTCATAGAGCGGCCCATAGTCACAGAAATAGCTGTTGATAACAACAGACCTGCAGAAGGACAGCCGGATAAGAAACCCTACAGCTACTAACATGTCAAATATGGAGATAATCCAGCAAGCAGCTACCAGTGAGAACATGGTCTTCAGATTCACAATGATCTGATAACGTAATGGAAAGGTGATCGCTATTAGCCTGTCAAAGGAGAGTAAAGCCAGATTAAGAGACTGCATGGTGAGgagcacataataaaaaaacgaaTAGGTTAAGCAGTTGCTGTACGAGATGTACTTGTGGTCGAACCAGAAGGTGTCTATAACCTTGGGCACCAGTGCCGAGCTGCCGACCATGTCTACAAACACCAAGTTAAACACAGCAATATACTTTGGAGTCTTGAGACTCTGGTCGAAGCAGATCAAGGCCATCACTGTCCCGTTTTCCACCACTGACATGATGTACAGCACcagtaaaaataaatagtaGTAGTTAACATGAGGGATGCCTGAAAAGCCCATGATAATGAAGTATGCTGGCCTCACAATAGTCATGTTAGAGTCCATTTTTTGATATCCAAGTGATGTTAGAGCTTGACAGTGTttatgtctctgtgtctctccctttccctctgttCAGGGTGCTGTGTGGGGCAGCTTTATGTCTCAGCCTGACAGTACATTGTCATCATCACCAGATACAGCCTCAGGGGCAGACATGAGGGGGCCCTCAGGGGCCCGGGCTCCTGCCCCTTTGCCCTCATTGGCTAAGGCTTTCCTCTGGCCCAGGAAAACACCATTAAaaccgttttttctttttcataaaAGTTTTTCAATTGTTATTTTTACTTCGGCCgatcattttgtttatatcagTACCATTGTAAATATATCCAATTGAACTGAATCATCATATTACTTCCATGCTTATAACCGGGTGGTTGTTGTCCTCGTATTTCCCCCATTATGTCTGTGCACAGCCCTGCTCAGGAGAGATTCCCATGGGCATCCTACTCTAAAGAGATCTGACGTCTGAGCCAAGGCCCTGTTCGATCCATGCATCTGCTGGATGGATAAACTCTTTCATTTCACATTTTCATTCTAGACTAAGTGTACTTAatatttgcatttttattttttattgaccAATTAGTTCAAGCAACACAACACTTCGGTAAGGTTTAGGTCGTTGTGGATGAATGGTTTAGGCAACACAACTATTTGGTAGGTTTTAGGAAACCACTACTTTTTACCTTAACAACCTTTTTCCTCACCCTCGATAAAACCTAAGACAATAAGAGGCGGAGTAGGGTGGGTCATGCCTTTGTCATCCGGGGAGAAAATCTAAATTGATTCTGTTAAGAAAGACTATTGTGCCTAAGATAAGGATAATGTCTGCACCAACTTCCAATATAGTATACGTTAACACAATGCAACTGTTTTTCACTTAACTACGATAATTTGTGTTTTTGCAAAGTATCAGAATAATGTATCAACCTGTTTCAAATCCAAACAATACACATTGGATACGCAAAATCTATCAAAAACAGGGCCAAGCAAATGAAAACCTCTGCCAATGTATTGATATATCTAAGCAGGCAACTGCAAATGCATGAATATTAAGGGTGGCACATGGATAGAGTTCATAAAGTGATTTGAAGCTCAAACAGTCATCACATGAAGACACGGTAAGATAAGATGACAATTAAACCATTTCCTTTTAGATCATCTACCTGTTCATTTGCAGGTTTcacatatttgtatttataaagAATACAGATTTATTTCACGGAAAGATATGTTATTGATAATGATGTATTACCTTATTTATTATCTTATATAATTGAGATCTCTTGAAACTCATCTTGTGTAACTTGATCGTATTTATTATTTGATGTTTAGTAGTTAGCAGCATGCACCTTTTAACGTTGGTATGCATACCGTCAATGAACTAATGAGGAAGTAGATGTCCCGGATacaatgttttttctcatgtaACAAATAGCATGGTGTTGCGGTAGAAGTTTGAATGACTTTAATGATGAGCTCACGCCATGTTCAGCATAACAATAGGCATTTAAGATCATATTTAAACGGTTTTGTCATGTAAATCAGGGGTTCTCAACCACCGGGCCGTGGAGCATTGGCCGCAGAGATTTAGAAAAGAACCTTCCAAAAGTAAATATATGTTATATGCTTATTGCATACTGTTAACAGACGATGAACAAGCTCATCCTTACGTTTTTATTGACTTGAAACTTACACAGTATATCACAGTCATGTTGTTAGAATGTGACAATGTTACTGTCTATTAAAAATTTGCATATGGATAAGGCAGGCATATAATGGTTTGTGCCTGGTAGCTGCATCAGAGACTCTTACTGGTGGGTCGGGCATCTGTATCACAAATAAGTGTTTTTTAATACTGAAAAACAACGATGACAGAGGTTTTCCATAACAATTAAAATACCCTCAGGAAGGAGCGATAATTTAactaaaataaaattaataaaattCATTTTGAAGAAGTTGATAACATTAACATACTTCTATATATGTTACATCTTCAAGCAAAACATTTAACAATGAACAAATCAACGATGTACCCTGCAAAATGTTATCTTAATTTAAATATCACTTTTGATAGTCTATTACACAGCAATTCTTGATTGCCTAATTCTTTTGAAAACCTTTTTTAGGGACTTTTTGATTTCCTGAGTCTGTAAAACATAAATGAGTGGGTTCAACGCTGGAGGTAGGACAGCAGCAAGAGACATGTTAATGATCCGTGTATTGCGAGACATTTTAGCCTCAAAAGAGAAGGTGACTAAAATAGGTAAGTAATAAATAGTCACCAACATTATATGAGCACTGCATGTTTTAAAAGCCTTCATTCTATCCTTGGCTTTGGCTATTTTGGCCAAAGCTGCGCCAATGCACATGTAAGTGATCAAGATAAACAGCAATGGAACCCAAAGAATAACAGTTGTTAACAATATGGCAAATATAACATTAGGCTGATTGTCATTGCAGGCTAGTTTATAAAGTGGCCCATGGTCACAGAAATAGCTGTTGATAACAACAGACCTGCAGTAGGACAGCCGTGTTAGGAGCCCTACAGCTATCAGGTTCCCAAGAATGGAAAAAATCCAGAGAGAGGCCACCAGTGAGAACATGTTCTTCAGACTCACAATGATCTGATAACGCAATGGAAAGGTGATCGCCACTAACCTGTCGAAAGAGAGTACAACCAGATTAAGAGACTGCATGGTGAGGGTCAAGAAATTAAAAAACTCATAGGTTAAGCAGTTGCTGTACGAGATGTACTTGTTGTTGAACCAGAACGTGTCGATAACCTTGGGCACCAGGGCAGAGTTTCCGAGCACGTCTACAAACGCCAAGTTAAACACAGCAATATACTTTGGAGTCTTGAGACTCTGGTCTAAGCAGATCAAGGCCATCACTATCCCGTTTTCGGCCACAGACATGATGTAGAGCACCAGTAAAAAGAAATAGTAGTAGTTAATATAAGGGATGCCTGAAAAGCCCATGATAATGAAGTATGCTGGTCTCACAATAGTCATGTTAGAGTCCATGGTTTGATTGATGTTAGAGAGCTTGACAATAGCTCCTCTctctttatgtgtttgtgtctctgtgtctctccctctccctctgttcagGCTGATGTGTGGGGCAGCTTTATGGCTCAGCCTGACAGTACATTGTCGTCATCCCCAGATACAGCCTCAGGAGCAGACAGGAGGGGGCCCTCAGGGGCCCGGGCTCCTGCCCCTTTGCCCTCATTGGCTAAAGTTCTCCTCTAGCCCAAAATAACCTCCTAAAAACCTTTGTGCTTTTTTGAGCTTTTGCTTTTCCATAATAGTaattttgttgtattttttactACTGCTTATTTAGTTTTCCAACTATAAATATCATTGTCAATATATCAGATCCTCAGAAGTTCATCGGTTATCATTATAACCGGGGGGTGTTTGTTCTCATACTACCCCCCAAAATGTCAGTGACGGCCCTGCTCAGGAGGGAATGGGTATCCCACTCTAAAGGCCCTATTTCATCCATGCATTCATTCGATTTGGGGGCAATTGGGCGGTGATAGTTGAATTCTGTGGGTCAGGGTTTTTCAGGCACTGGAATTAATGTTGCGATATTACAGAGGGTTGATGTTGTGGTAGGTTTGTAGGATTCATAGAAGAGCCGGTGAAGAATGGGTAAGAGTTCCAACGCGCCGGTTTTCCGCACCCTTTGGCGGATGTCGTCAGGCCTTTCCTAGTTAACACCGGCTAATCTGGTACCCTGAGTCCTCCAATGAGAGAAGGGCCGGTTGGTTGGAATCTGGTGAAGGGAGGGCTCTTGGCGCTTTGACGCACTTGTCTAATAAGTCCTGAGTATCAAGACGATTTCAGAGATTTAGTCAAGGGAAAAAGGGATTGTTCGGGTACAATTGGTTTCATATTCACTGATTATTCCTGATGAGGAATATGCTGTGCCTAGAAATAGTTTCATGgctttgaatgtttttttttgtcat
The Gadus morhua chromosome 7, gadMor3.0, whole genome shotgun sequence DNA segment above includes these coding regions:
- the LOC115547141 gene encoding olfactory receptor 2A12-like — encoded protein: MDSNGTIVTPAYFIISGFSGIPHVNYYYLFLLVLYIMSVVENSVVMALICFDQSLKTPKYIAVFNLAFVDVLGNSALVPKVIDTFWFNNKYISYSHCLTYLFFYCLNLLMQSLNLALLSFDRLIAIAFPFRYHIIVSLKTMFSLVATCWIIAILFTFVLVGFLTRLSYCRSVVINSYFCDHGPLYRLACNDNLPNFIIAKVLPAFILWVPLMFVLISYTCIGTTLAKIAGAQDRMKAFKTCSAHIILVAIYYLPILFTFTFDTQMPRNARIISLSLAAVLPPALNPLIYVLQTQEIKQSLKMVLAKLKHSKISVKLIIHM
- the LOC115547732 gene encoding olfactory receptor 2A12-like, with protein sequence MDSNMTIVRPAYFIIMGFSGIPHVNYYYLFLLVLYIMSVVENGTVMALICFDQSLKTPKYIAVFNLVFVDMVGSSALVPKVIDTFWFDHKYISYSNCLTYSFFYYVLLTMQSLNLALLSFDRLIAITFPLRYQIIVNLKTMFSLVAACWIISIFDMLVAVGFLIRLSFCRSVVINSYFCDYGPLYELACNDYRPNDIISTVIPVFILWAPLLFILISYMCIGAALAKIAGGQDRMKAFKTCSAHIMLVIIFYLPILVTFSVAAKMPRNAGIICLSLAAVIPPAFNPLIYVLQTEEIKLSLKKMLNKMKQSKIALK
- the LOC115547142 gene encoding olfactory receptor 1013-like — translated: MEELSHKAAPHISLNRGRGRDTETQTHKERGAIVKLSNINQTMDSNMTIVRPAYFIIMGFSGIPYINYYYFFLLVLYIMSVAENGIVMALICLDQSLKTPKYIAVFNLAFVDVLGNSALVPKVIDTFWFNNKYISYSNCLTYEFFNFLTLTMQSLNLVVLSFDRLVAITFPLRYQIIVSLKNMFSLVASLWIFSILGNLIAVGLLTRLSYCRSVVINSYFCDHGPLYKLACNDNQPNVIFAILLTTVILWVPLLFILITYMCIGAALAKIAKAKDRMKAFKTCSAHIMLVTIYYLPILVTFSFEAKMSRNTRIINMSLAAVLPPALNPLIYVLQTQEIKKSLKKVFKRIRQSRIAV